A region of Sphingomonas sp. DNA encodes the following proteins:
- a CDS encoding tetratricopeptide repeat protein, whose translation MKRIAILALGAMMIPAAASAQAVEEGYPRGGLAVAAIERGDWSRAEALLNDGRVDRADPARLINLGQVYARTGREGEAVAAWRAALASNRHVEVETLGGRWVSTADLAREALARYETARAGD comes from the coding sequence ATGAAGAGGATCGCGATCCTGGCCCTCGGGGCGATGATGATCCCGGCGGCGGCGTCCGCCCAGGCGGTCGAGGAAGGCTATCCGCGCGGTGGCCTGGCGGTTGCGGCGATCGAGCGCGGCGACTGGTCGCGCGCCGAGGCCCTGCTCAACGACGGGCGGGTGGACCGCGCCGATCCGGCCCGGCTGATCAATCTCGGGCAGGTCTATGCCCGGACCGGGCGTGAGGGCGAGGCGGTGGCGGCATGGCGCGCGGCGCTGGCATCAAACCGGCATGTCGAAGTGGAAACGCTGGGCGGCCGCTGGGTTTCGACCGCCGATCTCGCCCGCGAGGCGCTGGCCCGCTACGAAACGGCGCGCGCGGGGGATTAG
- a CDS encoding CoA ester lyase — protein MNMRSFLFVPGDRPERMEKALASGADALILDLEDSVAPAAKPEARRQAAAFLSAYPGAKLWVRVNPLDGGENERDLDAVLPGHPDGIVLPKSEGGASVDELARRLTARGNATAQVMAIGTETPAAIFGLGSYKGAKRLAALTWGAEDLPAAIGAATSREADGSYTAPYQVARALTLFGAAAAGVAPIETVYPAFKDTDGLAAYAARARRDGFTGMMAIHPAQVEVINAAFTPSAEEIAHAEAVVAMFEANPEAGALQLDGRMIDRPHLVQARRILGR, from the coding sequence GTGAACATGCGCTCTTTCCTGTTCGTCCCCGGCGATCGGCCGGAGCGGATGGAGAAGGCGCTGGCCTCGGGCGCCGACGCGCTGATCCTGGACCTCGAGGATTCGGTGGCGCCGGCGGCCAAGCCGGAGGCGCGGCGACAGGCGGCGGCCTTCCTCTCGGCATATCCGGGGGCGAAGCTCTGGGTCCGGGTGAACCCGCTGGACGGTGGCGAGAACGAGAGGGACCTCGACGCGGTGCTGCCCGGCCATCCGGACGGGATCGTGCTGCCCAAGTCCGAAGGCGGGGCGAGCGTGGACGAACTGGCGCGGCGGCTGACCGCGCGCGGCAACGCGACCGCGCAGGTGATGGCGATCGGCACGGAGACGCCCGCCGCGATTTTCGGGCTGGGCAGCTACAAGGGCGCGAAGCGGCTGGCGGCGTTGACCTGGGGCGCGGAGGATTTGCCGGCCGCGATCGGGGCCGCGACCAGCCGGGAGGCGGACGGCAGCTATACGGCGCCTTATCAAGTCGCACGCGCGCTGACCCTGTTCGGCGCGGCGGCGGCGGGCGTGGCCCCGATCGAGACGGTCTATCCGGCGTTCAAGGACACCGACGGGCTGGCCGCTTATGCGGCGCGGGCGCGGCGTGACGGCTTCACCGGCATGATGGCGATCCACCCGGCGCAGGTGGAGGTGATCAACGCCGCTTTCACGCCGAGCGCGGAGGAGATCGCCCATGCCGAGGCGGTGGTCGCTATGTTCGAGGCGAATCCGGAGGCGGGGGCGCTCCAGCTCGACGGCAGGATGATCGATCGGCCCCATCTGGTGCAGGCGCGGCGCATATTGGGGCGTTGA
- a CDS encoding PD-(D/E)XK nuclease family protein — translation MMTSQSDFGSYLAVVYERDIDLLLMEEFHASEGFVAWFAGRLGIEDAKFDGAWHSVTDADGETDLLLRVKTREQRIGILIENKVSAPEQDRQSERYHLRATRAQEEKKFDAFVTSICAPEVYLNGLAEDRLYQGHISYESIADWFASRDGPRNEWRHRIMREAINQGRRGYTMIVNPAVTGFHQAFWEHVQRHYPAIAMRRPTSKGNKSNWILMKGRDFPSYAQLHFKMDQCVVELGFLNRQVSEILARKDDWPGDVIPVQKGKTAALAIRIPPVDRMASFASQAESIGEVFKALLKLLPHGRLLETPDLEQASAMSSFTRAYLNGEPVLAVSPNGGTRLVMAFIAFNDGVSYADDGAVDPYMAGQPIHHLTGKLTSDKTSLFCADHVFRPIEHGEREAGAWYEVLRSIAPKPIEAVHDELEYLLKKDRGGFASLP, via the coding sequence ATGATGACGTCCCAGTCCGACTTCGGCTCCTATCTTGCGGTTGTTTACGAGCGCGACATTGATCTGCTTCTCATGGAAGAGTTCCATGCGAGTGAGGGCTTCGTGGCGTGGTTTGCAGGGCGCTTGGGCATCGAGGACGCGAAATTCGATGGTGCCTGGCACAGCGTTACGGATGCCGATGGAGAAACCGATCTCCTGCTTCGAGTCAAAACCCGCGAGCAGCGAATAGGCATTCTCATCGAGAACAAGGTTTCGGCGCCGGAGCAAGACCGACAAAGCGAGCGATATCATCTAAGAGCGACGCGCGCGCAGGAGGAGAAAAAGTTCGACGCCTTCGTCACCTCTATTTGCGCACCGGAGGTCTATCTGAATGGCTTAGCCGAAGACCGGCTATATCAAGGCCACATTTCCTATGAATCGATAGCCGACTGGTTCGCCTCGCGCGACGGACCGCGCAATGAATGGCGCCACCGCATAATGCGCGAAGCGATCAATCAGGGGCGACGCGGTTATACAATGATCGTGAACCCGGCGGTTACCGGCTTTCATCAGGCCTTCTGGGAGCATGTGCAACGGCACTATCCAGCCATTGCCATGCGGCGTCCAACGTCGAAGGGAAATAAATCCAACTGGATTCTCATGAAGGGGCGTGACTTTCCTTCATATGCGCAACTGCATTTCAAGATGGATCAATGCGTCGTCGAACTCGGCTTCTTGAACCGCCAAGTGTCGGAGATTCTTGCCCGCAAGGACGATTGGCCCGGCGATGTGATACCCGTCCAGAAGGGCAAGACGGCCGCCTTGGCCATAAGAATTCCGCCCGTTGACAGAATGGCATCCTTCGCAAGCCAGGCGGAGTCGATCGGGGAGGTTTTCAAAGCGCTTTTGAAGCTCCTTCCCCACGGCCGCTTGTTGGAGACGCCCGATCTTGAGCAAGCATCGGCCATGTCCTCGTTCACGAGGGCCTATCTCAACGGGGAGCCTGTGCTGGCCGTATCGCCGAATGGCGGGACAAGGCTGGTTATGGCCTTCATCGCCTTCAACGATGGGGTAAGCTATGCTGATGATGGAGCGGTTGATCCCTATATGGCCGGCCAGCCGATCCACCATCTGACTGGTAAGCTGACCAGCGATAAAACGAGCCTGTTCTGTGCCGATCATGTGTTCCGCCCCATCGAACATGGTGAGCGTGAGGCCGGGGCTTGGTACGAAGTCTTGCGATCGATTGCGCCCAAGCCGATTGAGGCGGTTCATGACGAGTTGGAATATCTCCTCAAGAAGGATCGAGGCGGTTTCGCAAGTCTCCCCTGA
- a CDS encoding DUF4242 domain-containing protein, with protein MPRYMVERTFPDGLHIPTNNDGAQALGGVVATNAEEGVTWVHSYVSADKTRTFCVYDAPSPDAIRSVGAKNGVPVDAIHEVSVLDPYFYH; from the coding sequence ATGCCGCGCTACATGGTCGAACGCACATTTCCGGACGGGCTGCACATCCCGACCAACAATGACGGCGCGCAGGCGCTCGGCGGCGTGGTCGCCACCAACGCCGAAGAAGGCGTGACCTGGGTCCATTCCTATGTCAGCGCCGACAAGACGCGTACCTTCTGCGTCTATGATGCGCCGTCGCCGGATGCGATCCGCAGCGTCGGCGCGAAGAACGGCGTACCGGTCGATGCCATTCACGAGGTCAGCGTCCTCGATCCCTATTTCTATCACTGA
- a CDS encoding acetyl-CoA C-acyltransferase, which produces MPTTDPVVILSYARTPMGSFQGSLAGASAVDLGAAAVKAAVERAGVGGEAVERIYMGCVLPAGLGQAPARQAALKAGLPDSVEATTVNKMCGSGMQTVIMGAEALAAGSVDLLVAGGMESMTNAPYILQKHRGGARMGHDRVMDHMFLDGLEDAYEPGRAMGTFAEDTAQEYQFTRQAQDDYAIASLTRAQAAQTSGAFDREIVAVEVKTRKGSETVAQDEQPPKGNPEKIPTLKPAFAKDGTITAANASSISDGAAALVLTRASVADTAGLKPVARIVATAAHAHKPALFTTAPVNAIQKALDKAGWSVADVDLFEVNEAFAAVAMIAMRDLGIPHDKVNVNGGATALGHPIGASGARILATLIAALQNRGGRKGVASLCIGGGEATAVALELVD; this is translated from the coding sequence ATGCCCACCACCGATCCCGTCGTCATCCTCTCCTACGCCCGCACCCCGATGGGCAGCTTCCAGGGCAGCCTCGCCGGCGCCAGCGCCGTCGATCTCGGCGCCGCGGCAGTGAAGGCGGCGGTCGAGCGCGCGGGCGTGGGCGGCGAAGCGGTCGAGCGCATCTACATGGGCTGTGTCCTCCCCGCCGGCCTCGGCCAGGCCCCGGCGCGGCAGGCGGCGCTGAAGGCGGGCCTGCCCGATTCGGTCGAGGCGACCACGGTCAACAAGATGTGCGGCTCCGGCATGCAGACCGTCATCATGGGCGCCGAGGCGCTCGCCGCCGGCTCGGTCGATCTCCTCGTGGCGGGCGGCATGGAGAGCATGACCAACGCTCCCTACATCCTGCAAAAGCATCGCGGCGGCGCCCGCATGGGCCACGACCGGGTGATGGACCATATGTTCCTCGACGGCCTCGAGGACGCCTACGAGCCCGGCCGCGCGATGGGCACCTTCGCCGAGGACACCGCGCAGGAATACCAGTTCACCCGCCAGGCGCAGGACGATTACGCCATCGCCTCCCTCACCCGCGCCCAGGCCGCCCAGACTTCGGGCGCCTTCGATCGAGAGATCGTCGCGGTCGAGGTCAAGACCCGCAAAGGCAGCGAGACGGTCGCGCAGGACGAGCAGCCGCCGAAGGGCAACCCGGAGAAAATCCCGACGTTGAAGCCCGCATTCGCGAAGGACGGCACGATCACCGCGGCCAATGCCAGCTCGATCAGCGACGGCGCCGCCGCTTTGGTCCTCACCCGGGCGAGCGTTGCCGACACGGCCGGCCTCAAGCCCGTCGCCCGCATCGTCGCCACCGCCGCCCACGCCCACAAGCCGGCCCTCTTCACCACCGCGCCGGTCAACGCGATCCAGAAGGCGCTCGACAAGGCCGGCTGGAGCGTCGCCGACGTCGACCTGTTCGAGGTCAACGAGGCCTTCGCCGCCGTCGCGATGATCGCGATGCGCGATCTCGGCATTCCGCACGACAAGGTGAACGTGAACGGCGGCGCCACCGCGCTCGGCCACCCGATCGGCGCCAGCGGCGCCCGCATCCTCGCCACCCTCATCGCCGCGTTGCAGAATCGCGGCGGCAGGAAGGGCGTGGCCAGCCTCTGCATCGGGGGTGGGGAAGCGACGGCGGTGGCGCTGGAGCTGGTGGATTAA
- a CDS encoding methylcrotonoyl-CoA carboxylase encodes MTLLATKLDESSDTFRTYAAHNRALAEELRARVAASALGGNEKSRERHVARGKLLPRERVERLLDPGSPFLEIGQLAACDLYEGEVPGAGMIAGIGRVSGREAMIVCNDATVKGGTYYPMTVKKHLRAQEIALQNRLPSIYLVDSGGANLPHQAEVFPDREHFGRIFYNQAQMSAEGLAQIACVMGSCTAGGAYVPAMSDETVIVRNQGTIFLAGPPLVKAATGEVISAEELGGGDLHARKSGVVDHLAENDEHALTIVRDIVARLNSVKAPDIDLAEPVPPKFDPEELYGVIPDDVRTPYDVHEIIARIVDGSEFHEFKPLYGSTLVCGFARIWGMPVAILANNGILFSESALKGAHFIELACQRRTPLLFLQNISGFMVGGKYEAEGIAKNGAKLVTAVATAQVPKITILIGGSFGAGNYGMCGRAYSPRFLFTWPNSRISVMGGEQAASVLATVHRDAETWTPEQAEAFKQPIRDDYEAQGNPYHATARLWDDGVIDPAQTRDVLGLAFAATLNAPIPERAKFGVFRM; translated from the coding sequence GTGACTCTTCTGGCCACCAAGCTCGACGAGAGCAGCGACACCTTCCGCACTTATGCCGCGCACAATCGCGCGCTGGCCGAGGAATTGCGCGCGCGGGTGGCGGCGAGCGCGCTGGGCGGGAACGAGAAGTCGCGCGAACGGCATGTGGCGCGCGGCAAATTACTCCCGAGAGAACGCGTGGAGCGGCTGCTCGATCCCGGTTCCCCCTTCCTGGAGATCGGGCAGCTCGCCGCCTGCGATCTCTATGAGGGCGAGGTGCCGGGGGCGGGGATGATCGCCGGGATCGGGCGGGTGTCGGGCCGCGAGGCGATGATCGTGTGCAACGACGCCACGGTGAAGGGCGGCACTTATTATCCGATGACGGTGAAGAAGCATCTGCGCGCGCAGGAGATCGCGCTGCAGAACCGGCTGCCGTCCATCTATCTGGTGGATTCCGGCGGCGCGAACCTGCCGCATCAGGCCGAGGTCTTCCCGGACCGCGAGCATTTCGGGCGCATCTTCTACAATCAGGCGCAGATGTCGGCCGAGGGGCTGGCGCAGATCGCCTGCGTGATGGGGAGCTGCACGGCGGGCGGCGCCTATGTGCCGGCGATGAGCGACGAGACGGTGATCGTGCGCAACCAGGGCACGATCTTCCTCGCCGGTCCGCCGCTGGTGAAGGCGGCGACGGGCGAGGTGATCAGTGCCGAGGAGTTGGGCGGCGGCGATCTCCATGCGCGCAAGAGCGGCGTGGTCGATCATCTCGCCGAGAATGACGAACATGCGCTGACCATCGTGCGCGACATCGTGGCGCGGTTGAACAGTGTGAAGGCGCCGGACATCGATCTCGCCGAGCCGGTGCCGCCGAAATTCGATCCCGAGGAATTGTACGGCGTCATTCCGGACGACGTGCGCACGCCTTACGACGTTCACGAGATCATCGCGCGGATCGTGGACGGGAGCGAGTTTCACGAGTTCAAGCCGCTCTACGGCAGCACGCTCGTCTGCGGCTTCGCGCGCATCTGGGGCATGCCGGTCGCGATCCTGGCGAATAACGGCATCCTGTTCTCCGAGAGCGCCTTGAAAGGCGCGCATTTTATCGAGCTGGCCTGTCAGCGGCGGACGCCGCTGCTGTTCCTCCAGAACATCTCGGGCTTCATGGTCGGCGGCAAATATGAGGCGGAGGGGATCGCCAAGAACGGCGCCAAGCTGGTGACGGCGGTGGCGACGGCGCAGGTGCCGAAGATCACAATCCTGATCGGCGGCAGCTTCGGCGCGGGCAATTACGGCATGTGCGGGCGGGCTTATTCGCCGCGGTTCCTGTTTACCTGGCCGAACAGCCGGATTTCCGTGATGGGCGGCGAGCAGGCGGCGTCGGTGCTGGCGACCGTCCACCGCGACGCGGAGACATGGACGCCGGAGCAGGCCGAAGCCTTCAAGCAGCCGATCCGCGACGATTACGAAGCGCAGGGCAATCCCTATCACGCCACCGCCCGGCTGTGGGACGACGGCGTGATCGATCCGGCGCAGACCCGCGACGTGCTCGGGCTGGCCTTCGCGGCGACGCTCAACGCGCCGATCCCGGAGCGGGCGAAGTTCGGCGTGTTCAGGATGTGA
- a CDS encoding acetyl/propionyl/methylcrotonyl-CoA carboxylase subunit alpha codes for MIRSLLIANRGEIACRVIRTARKLGIRTVAVYSDADAKALHVREADEAVHIGPSPARESYLVGEKIIAAAKATRAEAIHPGYGFLSENAAFAQAVIDAGLVWVGPDPASITAMGLKDAAKKLMAEAGVPVTPGYLGEDQAPDRLRQEADAIGYPVLIKAVAGGGGKGMRRVDAAAEFADALLSCKREAASSFGDDRVLIEKYIQRPRHIEVQVFGDRQGNVVHLFERDCSLQRRHQKVIEEAPAPGMDEATRDAVCGAAVKAAQAVDYVGAGTIEFIADASEGLRAESIWFMEMNTRLQVEHPVTEEITGVDLVEWQIRVASGEALPLKQEELSIDGWAMEARLYAEDPSKGFLPSTGRLSVLRFPLDVRVETGVQEGDEVSPFYDPMIAKLVVSAPDRDGAVTALSAACSEMWCAPVRTNAWFLRRLLQRPEFVAGEATTAFIGSHVDRLAERPAPSDALLRAAAEKAIWRYVPFDQTDQMRGLRGFRLNAPSIETVRLAVDGEVTEADVDLRAYNDFWDGPGGTSVGNPPTFFENGAAFIIAPPRFVGATGAAAGDGAIVSPMPGKIIALEVKAGDTVAKGQKLLTLEAMKMEHSLTSPFDGTVAELNAEAGAQVSEGALLARIGKEEG; via the coding sequence GTGATCCGATCCCTCCTCATCGCCAATCGCGGCGAAATCGCGTGCCGGGTGATCCGCACGGCGCGCAAGCTCGGGATACGGACCGTGGCCGTTTATTCCGACGCCGACGCGAAGGCGCTGCATGTGCGGGAGGCGGACGAGGCGGTGCATATCGGCCCCTCGCCGGCGCGCGAATCCTATCTCGTTGGCGAGAAGATCATCGCGGCGGCCAAGGCGACGAGGGCCGAGGCGATCCATCCGGGTTATGGGTTCCTGTCCGAGAATGCGGCGTTCGCGCAGGCCGTCATCGACGCGGGGCTGGTGTGGGTCGGGCCGGATCCGGCCAGCATCACGGCGATGGGCCTCAAGGACGCCGCCAAGAAATTGATGGCGGAGGCCGGGGTGCCGGTGACGCCGGGCTATCTGGGCGAGGACCAGGCGCCGGACCGGCTCAGGCAAGAGGCGGACGCGATCGGTTATCCGGTGCTGATCAAGGCGGTCGCGGGCGGTGGCGGCAAGGGGATGCGGCGGGTCGATGCGGCGGCTGAGTTCGCCGATGCCTTGCTCTCGTGCAAGCGCGAGGCGGCGTCCTCGTTCGGCGACGACCGGGTGCTGATCGAGAAATATATCCAGCGCCCGCGCCATATCGAGGTGCAGGTGTTCGGCGACCGCCAAGGCAATGTCGTCCACCTGTTCGAGCGCGACTGCTCGCTCCAGCGGCGCCACCAGAAGGTGATCGAGGAGGCGCCCGCGCCCGGCATGGACGAGGCGACGCGCGACGCGGTGTGCGGCGCGGCGGTGAAGGCGGCGCAGGCGGTGGACTATGTCGGCGCGGGGACGATCGAGTTCATCGCCGACGCGAGCGAGGGGCTGCGCGCCGAGAGCATCTGGTTCATGGAGATGAACACCCGCCTCCAGGTCGAGCATCCGGTGACCGAGGAGATCACCGGGGTCGATCTGGTCGAATGGCAGATCCGGGTGGCGAGCGGGGAGGCGCTGCCGCTGAAACAGGAGGAGCTCAGCATCGACGGTTGGGCGATGGAGGCGCGGCTTTATGCCGAGGATCCGTCGAAGGGGTTTTTGCCGAGCACAGGAAGACTCTCTGTCCTCCGCTTCCCCCTCGATGTTCGGGTGGAAACAGGAGTGCAGGAAGGCGATGAGGTTTCGCCATTCTATGATCCGATGATCGCGAAGCTGGTCGTCTCGGCCCCCGATCGAGACGGGGCAGTAACAGCACTCTCGGCGGCGTGCTCAGAGATGTGGTGCGCCCCGGTTCGCACGAATGCCTGGTTCCTGCGCCGGCTGCTGCAGCGGCCCGAGTTCGTCGCCGGAGAAGCAACGACCGCATTCATCGGATCGCATGTGGACCGACTGGCGGAGCGACCTGCTCCCAGCGACGCATTGTTACGCGCGGCAGCGGAAAAGGCGATTTGGCGATATGTGCCCTTCGATCAGACGGACCAGATGCGCGGCCTTCGCGGGTTCCGGCTGAACGCGCCGAGCATCGAAACCGTCCGGTTGGCCGTTGATGGCGAGGTGACGGAGGCTGACGTCGACCTGCGCGCCTATAACGACTTCTGGGACGGTCCCGGCGGCACGTCGGTGGGCAACCCACCAACATTTTTCGAGAATGGCGCGGCGTTCATCATTGCACCTCCACGCTTCGTGGGAGCGACCGGCGCAGCCGCCGGCGACGGCGCCATCGTCTCCCCCATGCCGGGCAAGATCATCGCGCTGGAGGTGAAGGCGGGAGATACAGTGGCCAAGGGGCAGAAGCTCTTGACGCTGGAGGCGATGAAGATGGAGCACAGCCTGACCTCGCCGTTCGACGGGACGGTGGCGGAGCTGAACGCCGAGGCGGGCGCACAGGTGAGCGAAGGCGCGCTGCTCGCGCGGATCGGGAAGGAGGAGGGGTGA
- a CDS encoding glycine zipper 2TM domain-containing protein gives MRIAFLAATMSAAALIAGCATTYDDGRYGAYDWNRPDPSYGGYHADRYYRDDRRYRERQLSRNDRIYRGQDGRYYCRRSDGTTGLIVGGLAGGVLGNVIAPGGSETLGTIIGAAAGAAIGREVERGNARCR, from the coding sequence ATGCGTATCGCTTTTCTGGCCGCAACCATGTCCGCCGCCGCGCTCATCGCCGGCTGCGCCACCACCTATGACGATGGCCGCTACGGTGCCTATGACTGGAACCGGCCCGATCCCAGCTATGGCGGCTATCATGCCGATCGCTACTATCGCGACGACCGCCGCTATCGCGAACGTCAGCTGAGCCGCAACGACCGCATCTATCGCGGTCAGGACGGACGCTATTATTGCCGCCGCAGCGACGGCACGACCGGCCTGATCGTCGGCGGGTTGGCCGGTGGCGTGCTCGGCAATGTGATCGCGCCAGGCGGATCGGAGACCCTGGGCACGATCATCGGCGCCGCCGCCGGCGCGGCGATCGGACGCGAAGTCGAGCGCGGCAACGCCCGCTGCCGCTGA
- a CDS encoding acyl-CoA dehydrogenase family protein has protein sequence MSELGLDFELGEMADTIRDTTRRFAADRIAPLAARIDAEDWFPTELWPEMGALGLHGITVAEEDGGLGLGYLEHVVAQEEVARASASIGLSYGAHSNLCVNQIRRWASPEQKAKYLPKLISGEHVGSLAMSEAGAGSDVVSMKLKAEQVAGGYRLNGTKFWITNAAYADTLVVYAKTGEGSRGITTFLIEKGFEGFSIGQKLDKMGMRGSPTAELLFDDCFVPDENVMGPVNGGVGVLMSGLDYERTVLAGIQLGIMQACLDVVLPYVRERKQFGTAIGSFQLMQAKVADMYVALNSARAYVYQVARACDAGKTTRFDAAGAILLASENAVRVAGEAIQALGGAGYTKDWPVERYFRDAKLLDIGAGTNEIRRMLIGRELIGAGA, from the coding sequence ATGTCCGAGCTGGGCCTCGATTTCGAACTGGGCGAGATGGCGGACACGATCCGCGACACGACGCGGCGTTTCGCGGCGGACCGGATCGCGCCGCTTGCCGCCAGGATCGACGCGGAGGACTGGTTCCCGACCGAGCTGTGGCCAGAAATGGGCGCGCTCGGCCTGCACGGGATCACGGTGGCGGAAGAGGATGGCGGGCTGGGGCTCGGCTATCTGGAGCATGTCGTCGCGCAGGAGGAAGTGGCGCGGGCGTCGGCCTCGATCGGGCTCAGCTACGGGGCGCACTCGAATCTGTGCGTGAACCAGATACGGCGCTGGGCGAGCCCGGAGCAGAAGGCGAAATATCTGCCGAAGCTCATTTCCGGCGAGCATGTCGGCAGCCTCGCAATGTCCGAGGCGGGGGCCGGATCGGACGTCGTCTCGATGAAGCTGAAGGCCGAGCAGGTGGCGGGCGGCTACCGGCTCAACGGCACGAAATTCTGGATCACCAACGCGGCCTATGCGGACACGCTCGTCGTCTATGCCAAGACGGGGGAGGGGAGCCGGGGCATCACCACCTTCCTGATCGAAAAGGGCTTCGAGGGTTTCTCGATCGGCCAGAAGCTCGACAAGATGGGGATGCGCGGCTCCCCGACGGCGGAATTGCTGTTCGACGACTGCTTCGTGCCCGACGAGAATGTGATGGGCCCGGTGAACGGCGGCGTCGGCGTGCTGATGTCGGGCCTCGATTATGAGCGAACCGTGCTGGCGGGCATCCAGCTCGGCATCATGCAGGCCTGCCTCGACGTGGTGCTGCCCTATGTGCGCGAGAGGAAGCAGTTCGGGACGGCGATCGGCTCCTTCCAGCTCATGCAGGCCAAGGTCGCGGACATGTATGTCGCGCTGAACAGCGCGCGGGCCTATGTCTATCAGGTGGCGCGGGCCTGCGATGCGGGCAAGACGACGCGCTTCGACGCGGCCGGCGCGATCCTGCTGGCCAGCGAGAATGCGGTGCGCGTGGCGGGCGAGGCGATCCAGGCGCTGGGCGGCGCCGGCTATACGAAGGACTGGCCGGTGGAGCGATACTTCCGCGACGCCAAGCTGCTCGACATCGGCGCGGGCACGAACGAGATCAGGCGGATGCTGATCGGGCGGGAGTTGATCGGGGCGGGCGCGTGA
- a CDS encoding MaoC family dehydratase, whose amino-acid sequence MPGRYFDQWTLGDTIRHQPHRTVTETDNLLFSTMTHNPQPLHLDADYAAATEFGRIVVNSTFTFSLLVGLSVGDTTLGTLVANLGFDKVKLPAPVFIGDTLRAETEVVGLKDSKSRPEAGIVTFEHRLFNQHGELVCVMERAALMRRSAA is encoded by the coding sequence ATGCCCGGCCGCTATTTCGATCAGTGGACGCTCGGCGACACGATCCGGCATCAGCCGCACCGGACCGTGACCGAGACGGACAATCTGCTGTTCTCGACGATGACGCACAATCCGCAGCCGCTCCACCTTGACGCGGACTATGCAGCGGCGACGGAATTCGGGCGGATCGTCGTCAATTCGACCTTCACCTTCTCCCTGCTCGTCGGGCTCTCGGTCGGCGACACGACGCTCGGCACGCTCGTCGCCAATCTCGGCTTCGACAAGGTGAAGCTGCCGGCGCCGGTCTTCATCGGCGATACGCTGCGCGCCGAGACGGAAGTGGTGGGATTGAAGGATTCGAAGTCGCGGCCCGAAGCGGGGATCGTGACGTTCGAGCATCGCCTGTTCAACCAGCATGGCGAGCTGGTCTGCGTGATGGAGCGCGCGGCGCTGATGCGGCGGAGCGCGGCGTGA